A single region of the Streptomyces caelestis genome encodes:
- a CDS encoding type III pantothenate kinase, which produces MLLTIDVGNTHTVLGLFDGEDIVEHWRISTDARRTADELAVLLQGLMGMHPLLGDELGDGIDGIAICATVPSVLHELREVTRRYYGDVPAVLVEPGVKTGVPILMDHPKEVGADRIINAVAAVELYGGPAIVVDFGTATTFDAVSARGEYVGGVIAPGIEISVEALGVRGAQLRKIEVTQPRSVIGKNTVEAMQSGIIYGFAGQVDGVVTRVARELSEDPDDVTVIATGGLAPMVLGESSVIDEHEPWLTLIGLRLVYERNVSRM; this is translated from the coding sequence ATGCTGCTGACGATCGACGTAGGCAACACCCACACCGTGCTGGGCCTGTTCGACGGCGAGGACATCGTCGAACACTGGCGCATCTCCACGGACGCGCGCCGCACCGCCGACGAGCTGGCGGTCCTCCTCCAGGGCCTGATGGGCATGCACCCGCTCCTCGGCGACGAACTGGGCGACGGCATCGACGGCATCGCCATCTGCGCGACCGTCCCCTCGGTCCTGCACGAGCTCCGCGAGGTGACGCGCCGCTACTACGGCGACGTCCCGGCGGTCCTCGTCGAACCGGGCGTCAAGACGGGCGTCCCGATCCTCATGGACCACCCCAAGGAGGTCGGCGCGGACCGCATCATCAACGCGGTCGCGGCGGTCGAGCTCTACGGCGGCCCCGCGATCGTCGTCGACTTCGGCACGGCGACGACGTTCGACGCGGTCAGCGCGCGCGGCGAGTACGTCGGCGGGGTCATCGCCCCCGGCATCGAGATCTCCGTCGAGGCCCTCGGCGTCCGCGGCGCCCAGCTCCGCAAGATCGAGGTGACCCAGCCCCGCAGCGTCATCGGCAAGAACACGGTCGAGGCGATGCAGTCGGGCATCATCTACGGATTCGCCGGTCAGGTCGACGGGGTCGTCACCCGCGTGGCCCGCGAGCTGTCCGAGGACCCGGACGATGTCACCGTCATCGCGACGGGTGGTCTCGCACCGATGGTCCTGGGCGAGTCGTCGGTCATCGACGAACACGAGCCGTGGCTGACGCTGATCGGGTTGCGGCTGGTGTACGAGCGGAACGTGTCCCGTATGTGA
- a CDS encoding BlaI/MecI/CopY family transcriptional regulator, producing MSRVWKWNRPVTVREVLEDLQKERSIAYTTVMTVLDNLHQKGWVRREAEGRAYRYEAVSTRAAYAASLMNEAWSQSDNPAAALVAFFGMMSEEQRETLRDAVRIVQGPETQKPTGPSELAEPTQRTEPAEPPENPASAQDPGGR from the coding sequence ATGTCGCGGGTGTGGAAGTGGAACCGCCCGGTGACCGTTCGAGAAGTCCTGGAAGATCTTCAGAAGGAGCGGTCCATCGCGTACACCACCGTGATGACCGTTTTGGACAATCTCCATCAGAAGGGTTGGGTGCGCCGCGAGGCGGAAGGCCGCGCCTATCGATATGAGGCGGTCTCCACGCGCGCCGCCTACGCGGCCTCCCTGATGAACGAGGCCTGGTCGCAGAGCGACAACCCCGCCGCGGCTCTCGTCGCCTTCTTCGGCATGATGAGCGAGGAACAGCGAGAGACTCTCCGCGATGCCGTACGCATCGTCCAGGGCCCGGAAACCCAGAAACCGACCGGACCGTCGGAACTGGCCGAGCCGACGCAACGAACGGAACCGGCTGAACCTCCGGAGAACCCCGCCTCTGCTCAGGACCCCGGCGGACGATAG
- a CDS encoding amino-acid N-acetyltransferase → MSAKSPEAPAKAITVRRARTSDVPVVRRLLDAYVRSGILLDKATVTLYEDIQEFWVAERDDNAEVVGCGALHVMWEDLAEVRTLAVKPGLKGAGVGHQLLEKLLHTARWLGVRRVFCLTFEVDFFSKHGFVEIGETPVDTDVYAELLRSYDEGVAEFLGLERVKPNTLGNSRMLLHL, encoded by the coding sequence ATGTCCGCGAAGAGCCCCGAAGCCCCCGCAAAAGCCATCACCGTCCGACGGGCCCGTACCAGCGATGTCCCGGTGGTGCGCCGCCTTCTTGACGCCTACGTCCGCAGCGGCATCCTGCTCGACAAAGCAACGGTGACGCTTTACGAGGACATCCAGGAGTTCTGGGTCGCGGAACGGGACGACAACGCCGAGGTCGTCGGCTGCGGTGCCCTGCACGTGATGTGGGAAGACCTCGCGGAAGTACGCACTCTCGCCGTGAAGCCCGGCCTGAAGGGCGCGGGCGTCGGACACCAGTTGCTGGAGAAGTTGCTGCACACCGCCCGCTGGCTCGGCGTTCGCCGCGTTTTCTGTCTGACCTTCGAAGTGGACTTCTTCAGCAAGCACGGCTTCGTGGAGATCGGCGAGACGCCTGTCGACACCGATGTCTACGCGGAGCTGCTGCGTTCCTATGACGAGGGTGTCGCGGAGTTCCTCGGTCTCGAACGAGTGAAACCGAACACCTTGGGCAACAGCCGGATGCTTCTGCATCTGTGA
- a CDS encoding histone-like nucleoid-structuring protein Lsr2, which translates to MAQKVQVLLVDDLDGGEADETVTFALDGKTYEIDLTTANADKLRGLLEPYVKGGRRTGGRASGGRGKARAASSGSQDTAAIRAWAKENGYEVNDRGRVPATIREAYEKANG; encoded by the coding sequence GTGGCACAGAAGGTTCAGGTCCTTCTTGTCGACGACCTCGACGGCGGCGAGGCGGACGAGACCGTGACGTTCGCGCTGGACGGCAAGACGTACGAGATCGATCTCACCACCGCCAATGCGGACAAGCTCCGCGGCCTTCTCGAGCCTTACGTGAAGGGCGGTCGTCGTACCGGAGGCCGCGCTTCGGGCGGGCGCGGAAAGGCGCGCGCGGCTTCGAGCGGCAGCCAGGACACGGCGGCCATCCGCGCCTGGGCGAAGGAGAACGGTTACGAGGTCAACGACCGCGGCCGTGTTCCCGCGACCATCCGCGAGGCCTACGAGAAGGCCAACGGCTGA
- a CDS encoding SCO3374 family protein, with protein MFGAPRPIPLPRRPLDASCQVRRWYENELGWPTVPGDPLRLAVGVRYDVLDVPAEAGHAALRRLELGSPVAVLGDRMRLLVAPGSAEELPGLLEWLEWGALPLDLAAIGAGGAMEAPRPPGMGVPSGSGRGGLLSCEAGGLMSCGRDGLLRCEANAPFREPDGSVPRESDGPLSCQTDAPPFREPDGSVPRESDGPLRCEASAPSADERGWLLPRQAFVPSVPEADRGSPPAPGSSRGRPLPLGWFGSQGAAVWLRPPEPGCEVKTSLPTLSALGGGGDAPDLVRLVNTVATQCHRLRLRRVCAQPPALRAQGR; from the coding sequence ATGTTCGGCGCCCCTCGTCCCATCCCGCTCCCCCGTCGGCCGCTCGACGCGAGCTGCCAGGTCCGGCGGTGGTACGAGAACGAACTGGGCTGGCCGACGGTGCCCGGCGATCCACTGCGGCTGGCGGTGGGGGTGCGCTACGACGTCCTGGACGTGCCCGCCGAGGCGGGACACGCGGCCCTGCGGCGCCTGGAGCTGGGCTCGCCGGTTGCCGTGCTCGGTGACCGCATGCGCCTCCTGGTGGCCCCGGGCAGCGCGGAGGAACTGCCCGGGCTGCTGGAGTGGCTGGAGTGGGGGGCGCTACCGCTCGACCTGGCGGCGATCGGGGCCGGGGGTGCCATGGAGGCGCCGCGGCCGCCCGGGATGGGTGTGCCGTCGGGGAGCGGGAGGGGTGGGCTGCTGTCCTGCGAGGCGGGCGGCCTGATGTCGTGCGGGAGGGACGGGCTGCTGCGGTGCGAGGCGAACGCGCCGTTCCGCGAGCCGGACGGCTCGGTGCCGCGCGAGAGCGATGGGCCGCTGTCCTGCCAGACGGACGCGCCGCCGTTCCGCGAGCCGGACGGCTCGGTGCCGCGCGAGAGCGATGGGCCGCTGCGGTGCGAGGCGAGCGCGCCGTCGGCCGACGAGAGGGGCTGGCTGCTGCCTCGTCAGGCGTTCGTGCCGTCGGTCCCGGAGGCGGACCGTGGATCGCCCCCCGCGCCCGGCTCATCCCGTGGCCGGCCGCTTCCCCTGGGGTGGTTCGGTTCCCAGGGGGCCGCTGTGTGGCTGCGGCCCCCCGAGCCGGGGTGCGAGGTCAAGACCTCGCTGCCGACGCTGTCGGCCTTGGGGGGCGGTGGAGACGCCCCCGATCTCGTGCGGCTGGTGAACACGGTGGCCACGCAGTGCCACCGGCTCCGGCTGCGGCGCGTGTGCGCACAGCCGCCGGCCTTGCGTGCGCAGGGTCGGTAG
- a CDS encoding ATP-dependent Clp protease ATP-binding subunit: MFERFTDRARRVVVLAQEEARMLNHNYIGTEHILLGLIHEGEGVAAKALESLGISLEAVRQQVEEIIGQGQQAPSGHIPFTPRAKKVLELSLREALQLGHNYIGTEHILLGLIREGEGVAAQVLVKLGADLNRVRQQVIQLLSGYQGKETATAGGPAEGTPSTSLVLDQFGRNLTQAARESKLDPVIGREKEIERVMQVLSRRTKNNPVLIGEPGVGKTAVVEGLAQAIVKGEVPETLKDKHLYTLDLGALVAGSRYRGDFEERLKKVLKEIRTRGDIILFIDELHTLVGAGAAEGAIDAASILKPMLARGELQTIGATTLDEYRKHLEKDAALERRFQPIQVAEPSLPHTIEILKGLRDRYEAHHRVSITDEALVQAATLADRYISDRFLPDKAIDLIDEAGSRMRIRRMTAPPDLREFDEKIAGVRRDKESAIDSQDFEKAASLRDKEKQLLAAKAKREKEWKAGDMDVVAEVDGELIAEVLATATGIPVFKLTEEESSRLLRMEDELHKRVIGQNDAVKALSKAIRRTRAGLKDPKRPGGSFIFAGPSGVGKTELSKALAEFLFGDEDALISLDMSEFSEKHTVSRLFGSPPGYVGYEEGGQLTEKVRRKPFSVVLFDEVEKAHPDIFNSLLQILEDGRLTDSQGRVVDFKNTVIIMTTNLGTRDISKGFNLGFAASGDTKTNYERMKNKVSDELKQHFRPEFLNRVDDVVVFPQLTQDDILRIVDLMIGKVDERLKDRDMGLELAQSAKELLAKKGYDPVMGARPLRRTIQREIEDSLSEKILFGELRPGHIVVVDTEGEGEAKTFTFRGEEKSALPDVPPIEQAAGGTGPNLSKDA, from the coding sequence ATGTTCGAGAGGTTCACCGACCGCGCGCGGCGGGTTGTCGTCCTGGCTCAGGAAGAAGCCCGGATGCTCAACCACAACTACATCGGCACTGAACACATCCTCCTGGGCCTGATCCACGAGGGTGAAGGTGTCGCCGCCAAGGCCCTTGAGAGCCTCGGGATTTCGCTCGAGGCGGTCCGCCAGCAGGTGGAGGAGATCATCGGCCAGGGCCAGCAGGCCCCGTCGGGTCACATCCCCTTCACCCCCCGTGCCAAGAAGGTCCTGGAGCTGTCGCTCCGCGAGGCCCTTCAGCTGGGCCACAACTACATCGGCACGGAGCACATCCTGCTCGGCCTGATCCGCGAGGGCGAGGGCGTCGCCGCCCAGGTCCTGGTCAAGCTGGGCGCAGATCTGAACCGCGTGCGGCAGCAGGTGATCCAGCTGCTCTCCGGTTACCAGGGCAAGGAGACCGCCACCGCCGGCGGTCCTGCCGAGGGCACGCCCTCCACGTCCCTGGTCCTCGACCAGTTCGGCCGGAACCTCACCCAGGCCGCTCGTGAGTCCAAGCTCGACCCGGTCATCGGGCGCGAGAAGGAGATCGAGCGGGTCATGCAGGTGCTGTCCCGCCGTACGAAGAACAACCCGGTCCTGATCGGCGAGCCCGGCGTCGGCAAGACCGCCGTCGTCGAGGGCCTCGCCCAGGCCATCGTCAAGGGCGAGGTGCCCGAGACCCTCAAGGACAAGCACCTCTACACCCTGGACCTCGGCGCGCTGGTCGCCGGCTCCCGCTACCGCGGTGACTTCGAGGAGCGCCTGAAGAAGGTGCTCAAGGAGATCCGCACCCGCGGCGACATCATCCTGTTCATCGACGAGCTGCACACGCTGGTCGGTGCGGGTGCCGCCGAGGGCGCCATCGACGCCGCTTCGATCCTGAAGCCGATGCTGGCCCGCGGTGAGCTGCAGACCATCGGTGCGACCACGCTGGACGAGTACCGCAAGCACCTGGAGAAGGACGCGGCCCTGGAGCGCCGCTTCCAGCCCATCCAGGTCGCGGAGCCGTCCCTGCCGCACACGATCGAGATCCTCAAGGGTCTCCGTGACCGGTACGAGGCGCACCACAGGGTCTCCATCACGGACGAGGCGCTGGTCCAGGCCGCCACCCTGGCCGACCGGTACATCTCGGACCGCTTCCTGCCGGACAAGGCGATCGACCTGATCGACGAGGCCGGTTCCCGGATGCGCATCCGCCGGATGACCGCGCCGCCGGACCTGCGCGAGTTCGACGAGAAGATCGCCGGTGTCCGCCGCGACAAGGAGTCCGCGATCGACTCGCAGGACTTCGAGAAGGCCGCCTCCCTGCGCGACAAGGAGAAGCAGCTCCTCGCCGCCAAGGCCAAGCGGGAGAAGGAGTGGAAGGCCGGCGACATGGACGTCGTCGCCGAGGTCGACGGCGAGCTGATCGCCGAGGTCCTCGCCACGGCCACGGGCATCCCGGTCTTCAAGCTGACCGAGGAGGAGTCCTCGCGTCTGCTGCGGATGGAGGACGAGCTCCACAAGCGGGTCATCGGCCAGAACGACGCCGTCAAGGCGCTGTCGAAGGCGATCCGCCGTACGCGTGCCGGTCTGAAGGACCCGAAGCGTCCCGGTGGCTCGTTCATCTTCGCCGGCCCGTCCGGTGTCGGTAAGACCGAGCTGTCCAAGGCGCTCGCCGAGTTCCTCTTCGGTGACGAGGACGCGCTGATCTCCCTCGACATGTCGGAGTTCAGCGAGAAGCACACGGTGTCGCGTCTCTTCGGTTCGCCCCCCGGTTACGTGGGCTACGAAGAGGGCGGCCAGCTGACGGAGAAGGTGCGGCGCAAGCCGTTCTCGGTGGTCCTCTTCGACGAGGTCGAGAAGGCCCACCCGGACATCTTCAACTCGCTGCTGCAGATCCTGGAGGACGGTCGCCTGACCGACTCCCAGGGCCGGGTCGTGGACTTCAAGAACACGGTCATCATCATGACGACCAACCTCGGCACCCGGGACATCTCCAAGGGCTTCAACCTGGGCTTCGCGGCCTCGGGCGACACGAAGACCAACTACGAGCGCATGAAGAACAAGGTCTCGGACGAGCTCAAGCAGCACTTCCGGCCCGAGTTCCTCAACCGCGTCGACGACGTGGTCGTCTTCCCGCAGCTGACCCAGGACGACATTCTGCGGATCGTCGATCTGATGATCGGCAAGGTGGACGAGCGCCTGAAGGACCGGGACATGGGCCTCGAGCTCGCCCAGTCCGCCAAGGAGCTCCTCGCCAAGAAGGGCTACGACCCCGTCATGGGCGCCCGGCCGCTGCGCCGGACGATCCAGCGCGAGATCGAGGACAGCCTCTCGGAGAAGATCCTCTTCGGCGAGCTGCGCCCCGGTCACATCGTGGTCGTGGACACCGAGGGCGAGGGCGAGGCCAAGACCTTCACCTTCCGGGGTGAGGAGAAGTCGGCCCTGCCGGACGTCCCGCCGATCGAGCAGGCGGCCGGTGGTACGGGACCGAACCTGAGCAAGGACGCGTAA
- a CDS encoding HAD family acid phosphatase, with protein MQTRRPWLRRASVTAVSAAALVAMAAPAEAAAPAGAATAVTTAAAADVDYATWQKDCQAVMDQALPYLKQRIAAAKPGEKQALVLDIDNTALETDFGFSYPQPANKPVLAAARYAQERGVALFFVTARPGIIYSVTEYNLKQAGYQVSGLYVRNFTDLFKNVAEYKTAQRVGIENKGYTIIANIGNSATDLSGGHAEKTYKLPDYDGQLS; from the coding sequence ATGCAGACCCGACGCCCCTGGTTGCGCCGCGCATCAGTGACCGCCGTCTCGGCGGCCGCCCTGGTGGCGATGGCCGCACCGGCCGAGGCGGCGGCCCCCGCAGGTGCCGCCACGGCGGTCACCACGGCCGCCGCCGCAGACGTCGACTACGCGACCTGGCAGAAGGACTGCCAGGCGGTGATGGACCAGGCGCTGCCCTATCTGAAGCAGCGGATCGCGGCCGCCAAGCCGGGCGAGAAGCAGGCGCTCGTCCTCGACATCGACAACACGGCCCTGGAGACCGACTTCGGCTTCAGCTACCCGCAACCGGCCAACAAGCCGGTCCTGGCGGCCGCGAGATACGCCCAGGAGCGCGGTGTCGCCCTGTTCTTCGTGACCGCCCGCCCGGGCATCATCTACTCGGTCACCGAGTACAACCTCAAGCAGGCCGGCTACCAGGTCTCCGGCCTCTACGTCCGGAACTTCACCGACCTCTTCAAGAACGTCGCCGAGTACAAGACGGCCCAGCGCGTCGGCATCGAGAACAAGGGCTACACGATCATCGCGAACATCGGCAACAGCGCCACCGACCTCTCCGGCGGCCACGCCGAGAAGACGTACAAGCTGCCGGACTACGACGGGCAGCTGTCGTAG
- a CDS encoding M23 family metallopeptidase, with translation MSQRVTSRSFRTSQLRTRATVLAAGLGVSVALGAGVASAADTTAASGAASAVQAQAAAQSKAAQAEAAKAAKAAAVKKAAAKAAAAKKAAVQKAAAKAKPSWVDPVKKYKLSASFAQNGGMWQSTHSGQDFAVPSGTQVVAAHGGTVVKAGGNGAGDGPAYGNAVVIKHGNGTYSQYAHLSKVEVRIGQVVKTGQEIARSGNTGNSSGPHLHFEIRTTPNYGSAVDPVKFLRAKGVKV, from the coding sequence ATGTCCCAGCGCGTCACGTCCCGTTCCTTCCGTACGTCCCAGCTCCGCACCCGTGCGACCGTGCTGGCCGCCGGCCTCGGTGTCTCGGTCGCACTGGGAGCCGGGGTCGCGTCCGCCGCCGACACCACGGCCGCGTCCGGCGCCGCCAGTGCCGTCCAGGCGCAGGCCGCCGCCCAGTCCAAGGCTGCCCAGGCCGAGGCCGCGAAGGCCGCCAAGGCCGCCGCCGTGAAGAAGGCCGCCGCGAAGGCGGCTGCGGCCAAGAAGGCCGCTGTGCAGAAGGCCGCCGCGAAGGCCAAGCCGTCCTGGGTCGACCCGGTGAAGAAGTACAAGCTCTCCGCGAGCTTCGCCCAGAACGGCGGCATGTGGCAGTCCACCCACAGCGGCCAGGACTTCGCCGTGCCGAGCGGCACCCAGGTCGTCGCCGCCCACGGCGGCACCGTCGTCAAGGCCGGCGGCAACGGCGCCGGTGACGGCCCCGCGTACGGCAACGCCGTCGTGATCAAGCACGGCAACGGCACGTACTCGCAGTACGCCCACCTGTCGAAGGTCGAGGTGAGGATCGGCCAGGTCGTCAAGACCGGCCAGGAGATCGCCCGGTCCGGCAACACCGGTAACTCGAGCGGTCCCCACCTGCACTTCGAGATCCGCACGACCCCGAACTACGGCTCGGCGGTCGACCCGGTGAAGTTCCTGCGCGCCAAGGGCGTCAAGGTCTGA
- a CDS encoding TetR/AcrR family transcriptional regulator: MSGTMDGTRQRRRGDTRQRIQDVALELFAEQGYEKTSLREIAERLDVTKAALYYHFKTKEEILVSIFEDLTKPIEELIEWGRQQPHTLDTKQEIVRRYAETLSGAAPLFRFMHDNQATVRELRIGDSFKERIRGLRDIIIDPDTDLVDQVRCVSALFTLHAGMFLLQDLEGDPEDKNTAVLEVATDLVTQAHRGARGS, encoded by the coding sequence ATGAGCGGCACCATGGACGGCACCAGGCAGCGGCGCCGCGGGGACACCCGCCAGCGCATCCAGGACGTGGCCCTCGAACTCTTCGCGGAGCAGGGCTACGAGAAGACCTCCCTGCGCGAGATCGCCGAGCGCCTCGACGTCACCAAGGCGGCGCTCTATTACCACTTCAAGACGAAGGAAGAGATCCTCGTCAGCATCTTCGAGGACCTCACGAAGCCGATCGAGGAACTGATCGAGTGGGGGCGGCAGCAGCCGCACACCCTCGACACCAAGCAGGAGATCGTCCGCCGTTACGCGGAGACCCTGTCCGGCGCCGCACCGCTGTTCCGCTTCATGCACGACAACCAGGCGACGGTGCGGGAGTTGCGCATCGGCGACTCCTTCAAGGAGCGCATCCGCGGCCTGCGCGACATCATCATCGACCCGGACACCGACCTGGTCGACCAGGTCCGCTGCGTCAGCGCGCTCTTCACGCTGCACGCCGGGATGTTCCTGCTCCAGGACCTGGAAGGCGACCCCGAGGACAAGAACACAGCCGTCCTCGAGGTCGCCACGGACCTGGTGACCCAGGCCCACCGGGGAGCCCGGGGCTCCTAG
- a CDS encoding MDR family MFS transporter gives MADTTDTPAVGADTGGKRPKSVRVVLLALMIAMMLAMLDNMIIGTAMPTIVGELGGLEHLAWVVTAYTLATAASTPLWGKLGDMYGRKGTFMTSIVIFLIGSALSGMAQNMGELIGFRAIQGLGAGGLMVGVMAIIGDLIPPRERGKYQGMMAGVMALAMIGGPLVGGTITDNWGWRWAFYINLPLGVVALVAVSVVLHLPKKRSEARIDYLGAALLTVGITAIVLVTTWGGTEYAWSSTRIMELIGIGVAALVGFVFWQTKAAEPVLPLHIFRSRNFTLMSVIGFITGFVMFGATLFLPFYQQAVQGASATNSGLLLLPMLGAMLVTSMVAGRVTTNTGKYKVFPVVGSVLMVVGLYLLSTMDTGTSRLTSGVFMAVVGFGMGCLMQITMLVAQNSVEMKDMGVASSSTTLFRTLGSSFGVAIMGALFNHRVQDVMAERAGALGSKVTEQSAQLDQAGLAKLPEAAREAYQHAVSSGMHSAFLLGAVVAVVALAAAVFVKEVPLKGAGPKAKDEPDAPAAQPPVAEAV, from the coding sequence ATGGCGGACACGACGGACACACCGGCGGTCGGCGCCGACACCGGAGGGAAACGGCCGAAGAGCGTACGGGTCGTGCTGCTCGCGCTGATGATCGCGATGATGCTCGCGATGCTCGACAACATGATCATCGGTACGGCGATGCCGACGATCGTCGGTGAGCTGGGCGGGCTGGAACACCTCGCCTGGGTGGTCACCGCCTACACGCTCGCCACCGCTGCCTCCACCCCGTTGTGGGGCAAGCTCGGAGACATGTACGGCCGCAAGGGCACGTTCATGACGTCGATCGTCATCTTCCTCATCGGCTCCGCACTCAGCGGTATGGCCCAGAACATGGGCGAGCTCATCGGCTTCCGCGCGATCCAGGGCCTCGGCGCCGGCGGTCTGATGGTCGGCGTCATGGCGATCATCGGCGACCTGATCCCGCCCCGCGAGCGCGGCAAGTACCAGGGCATGATGGCCGGCGTCATGGCGCTGGCGATGATCGGCGGCCCGCTGGTCGGCGGCACCATCACCGACAACTGGGGCTGGCGCTGGGCGTTCTACATCAACCTGCCGCTCGGCGTGGTCGCGCTGGTGGCCGTCAGCGTCGTACTGCACCTGCCGAAGAAGCGGTCCGAGGCGCGGATCGACTACCTGGGCGCCGCCCTGCTGACCGTCGGCATCACCGCGATCGTGCTCGTCACCACATGGGGCGGCACGGAGTACGCCTGGAGCTCCACGCGGATCATGGAGCTGATCGGCATCGGGGTCGCCGCGCTCGTCGGGTTCGTGTTCTGGCAGACCAAGGCCGCCGAGCCGGTGCTGCCGCTGCACATCTTCCGCAGCCGCAACTTCACGCTGATGTCGGTCATCGGCTTCATCACCGGCTTCGTGATGTTCGGCGCCACGCTCTTCCTGCCCTTCTACCAGCAGGCCGTGCAGGGCGCCTCCGCGACCAACTCCGGGCTGCTGCTCCTGCCGATGCTCGGTGCCATGCTCGTCACCTCGATGGTCGCCGGGCGCGTGACCACGAACACCGGCAAGTACAAGGTCTTCCCGGTGGTCGGCAGCGTGCTGATGGTCGTCGGTCTGTACCTGCTGTCGACGATGGATACGGGAACCTCGCGGCTCACGTCCGGTGTCTTCATGGCCGTGGTCGGGTTCGGCATGGGCTGCCTGATGCAGATCACCATGCTGGTCGCTCAGAACAGCGTGGAGATGAAGGACATGGGCGTCGCGTCCTCGTCCACGACCCTCTTCCGCACCCTCGGGTCGTCCTTCGGCGTCGCGATCATGGGCGCGCTGTTCAACCACCGCGTCCAGGACGTCATGGCCGAGCGGGCCGGGGCGCTGGGCTCCAAGGTGACCGAGCAGTCCGCCCAGCTCGACCAGGCCGGCCTGGCCAAGCTGCCGGAGGCGGCCCGTGAGGCCTACCAGCACGCGGTCTCCTCCGGCATGCACTCGGCGTTCCTGCTGGGAGCCGTGGTGGCGGTGGTCGCCTTGGCGGCGGCCGTGTTCGTCAAGGAGGTCCCGCTCAAGGGAGCGGGACCGAAGGCGAAGGACGAGCCGGACGCCCCGGCGGCTCAGCCGCCCGTGGCGGAGGCCGTCTGA
- a CDS encoding helix-turn-helix transcriptional regulator translates to MDKMRQVRLAKDAMDRDWADPELDLDTVAAHAGYSRYHFIRAFKEAYGETPGQYLTHRRIERAEDLLRTANLSVTEICHLVGFSSVGTFSARFKTWTGLTPSEYRTKHVGRGAALIPGCYAMLWAGGFRPAPATGQQRNSGEAG, encoded by the coding sequence ATGGACAAGATGCGGCAGGTGCGCCTCGCCAAGGACGCCATGGACCGGGACTGGGCCGATCCGGAGCTCGACCTGGACACCGTCGCCGCGCACGCCGGGTACTCGCGGTACCACTTCATCCGCGCCTTCAAGGAGGCGTACGGCGAGACCCCCGGCCAGTACCTCACGCACCGCCGCATAGAACGCGCCGAGGACCTGCTGCGCACGGCGAACCTCTCGGTGACGGAGATCTGCCACCTGGTCGGCTTCAGCAGCGTCGGCACGTTCTCGGCCCGCTTCAAGACCTGGACGGGCCTGACGCCGAGCGAGTACCGGACGAAGCACGTGGGCCGTGGCGCCGCCCTCATACCGGGTTGCTACGCCATGCTCTGGGCCGGTGGCTTCCGCCCGGCGCCCGCCACCGGGCAGCAGCGCAATTCCGGAGAAGCGGGCTGA
- a CDS encoding VOC family protein gives MIKGLAISTVWVLDQDRAKEFYTEKLGLEVRTDMTMGEGGMRWLTVGSPHQPDVELTLMVPGGPAMDPESAEMLRKLVTKGALGAGVLTTDDIHGDYKKLKDRGVEFLQEPQERPYGTEALFRDDSGNWFSFTQPREGGLDLDQDWTC, from the coding sequence ATGATCAAGGGTCTCGCCATCTCCACCGTCTGGGTCCTCGACCAGGACCGGGCCAAGGAGTTCTACACCGAGAAACTGGGCCTGGAGGTCCGTACGGACATGACCATGGGCGAGGGCGGCATGCGCTGGCTCACCGTCGGCTCGCCGCACCAGCCCGACGTCGAGCTCACGCTGATGGTGCCCGGCGGGCCCGCGATGGACCCCGAGTCCGCCGAGATGCTCCGGAAGCTGGTGACGAAGGGCGCGCTCGGCGCCGGCGTGCTGACCACCGACGACATCCACGGCGACTACAAGAAGCTCAAGGACCGGGGCGTGGAGTTCCTCCAGGAGCCGCAGGAGCGCCCGTACGGCACGGAGGCGCTGTTCCGCGACGACTCCGGCAACTGGTTCTCCTTCACGCAGCCCCGGGAGGGCGGACTCGACCTGGACCAGGACTGGACCTGCTGA